DNA sequence from the Triticum urartu cultivar G1812 unplaced genomic scaffold, Tu2.1 TuUngrouped_contig_6495, whole genome shotgun sequence genome:
TCCACCGCCAAGATCTCATCTTCCTTTTCCCATTAACCCAGCCCCAGCAGCAAGAGGAAGGAACTTGGCGCTCCTGACACCCCCTTTACCCCCAACCTTCCGTGTGTTGCATCGTCTATAAAAGTCCGGGGAAGCGAGGCTCGTTGGAAAAGGGACAGTCTTCTGGAGAAGGAAAGGGCGAGGTTGCGTCCCGCTAATCCACTTGGCTCTGCTCGCATCTTCCTTCCTTGTCGATTCCGATTCCCCTCGCTAGCtaagggaagggaagggaagggaagggaTCCCGACGACGATGGGGGAGGACGGGCAGATCCGCCGCGACAGGGTCATCATCGACACGGATCCCGGCATCGGTGCTCTCCTTaatccctccctccctcccttctccattgtttctctctctctcgcttCGATTCTCTGCTAGTTCCCCCCTTTCCCACCTGTTGTTGACATTAATGGATGGATGGAGAGGAGTGTGCTTGCTAGGCAGAAATTACGCTTCGTTATCATATTCTAACATCGCGTACCACGAAAGCTCCACTTTGCTGTTACTTTACCACTCTGCTCGCACGTGGTTGGGTTATGTATGGCGTTTCAACCCAGCCTGCCGACGAAAGCGACGGTGCCGTGCCGTGCCACCATCTACGACGGTTTGTCGTCATACCCCCTTCTTCAGTGGAGTCgagtagcaaaaacaatgcaattGTGGTTCAGTTTTCTTCTGCAAGTGGAGTACTAGTACTTACTTAATTAGCACCGAACTGCACGATCCGTTCGCTAGTTTACGGCGCCGTAATTGATGCTAGTATGAGAGTTGTATCTTCTCGCGAACATAGTGACATCGATTTCAGCAACGTTGTTGGATACAACTTTTATGGTTGGCAAACGTAGAGGTTGTGTCAATTATAATTCGGATTGGAGGGAGTATTATTTATGCTTCTTGCCAAGTTCCAGCAATCCAAACTATATTATTGCCTTTGCCACAAGTTCACAGCTAAGCTTCCAGTTATATGATCAACAACAATAGGATGCTGGTGTACATACTTTTCAAATGTTACACTGGCTTTCAATGTCAACGGCTTCGTACCAGTATGCTGCATGCGCAACTCAAACCACAGTCTGTACTGTTACTACTACACGATATCTCCTTCTCaaaacgaaacaaaacaaaacaaaaaccctCACCTGTAGAAAGCTATTATTCCCTATTTATTCTCACTGCCTACTTTCTCTGATTTCTAGATGACAGCATGACGATCCTAATGGCTTTTGGAGAACCAAGTGTGGAGATCATTGGGCTGACAACCATATTTGGCAACGTCACTACCGAGTATGCTACACGCAATGCGCTCTTGCTGGTGAGCGTCGGGCACTGTTGAGTTTTGCTTCTTCCGATTCTTGCTTTTGCTAACCGTTTTGAGTCTTCAAAGGACAGTGTGAGAGAGCAGGGCATCCTGAGGTTCCAGTAGCAGAGGGCAGCCCGGAGCCTCTTAAGGTACGATGGCAATTCTGTACATTTCAAACTTCACGATGGCTTTGCAACTGGATGTTTCTTGTTTAGTTGATGCtagtgtgcattttgtattatcAATTAAAAATGACTCTTGAGTGCCTACTGGATTATTATCCATCAAAAGCATTTAGCTAAGGTCAAGTAATTGATTGTACAAGATGCCATTTCGTATTTGCACTAGTGGGTGTTTTCTTTTTCCTACTTGCTCTACATGTCATATTATTAGCTCATTGATAGATAGTCGGTAGCGTGGCATGTAACATGAGCCTACATATTTTATATGGTAGATGGAGTTCAGAATTGAGACCTCCAATAATACTATGTTAAACTACAGTTTCGGTTGGCCAGCTGAATGACATGACTTTTGTATTATAGGGAGGAGAGCCACGCGTTGCTGACTTTGTTCATGGATCCGATGGTCTTGGTAACTTGTCTCTTCCTGCACCTACTACTAAGAAGGTTGAGGAAAGTGCTGCCGAGTTCATGGTTAATAAGGTCTCTCAGTTTCCTGGAGAGATATCTGTACTTGCATTGGGACCCCTGACAAATGTCGCATTGGTATGCTTACAGTTACAGGATAAAGCTATTTACCATGCTGTGCATCCCATGCCAGGGGCTAAGAGATAGCTTGTATTCTTTGTTAGGCCATCAAAAGGGACCCGTCATTTGCAAGCAAGGTCAAAAAAATAGTTGTGCTGGGTGGAGCTTTCTTCGCAGCTGGAAATGTCAACCCTGCTGCTGAAGCAAATGTATAGTCATGTGTACTAAACACTGGTGCATTATTTATGAACAAGCAGAAACAACAACACAAGCATTAAACTTTGAGTGTACAACTGTGCAGATCTATGGAGATCCGGATGCAGCGGATGTAGTTTTTACATCAGGAGCAGATATTGATGTGGTTGGCATTAACATAACAACTCAATGCTGTTTTACAGGTTTGTTCCTTGATACCAGTGTCGTCTTCATAGCTCAACTTGTATGAGTATGGGGGTTAACTACTAGCCCGCCGTGTGAAACTTCTTTTATGCAGATGAGGATCTCTTGGAACTGAAAAACTCAAAAGGGGTGCACGCACAGTTCTTGTGTGACATGTGCAAGTTCTACAGAGATTGGCATGAGAAGTCTGACGGCTTCCAAGGTATATTGTAGCCCTGTCTTTTCGGTATGCTTTTGCTAAAGTTGCCGCTGAATCTTCGAAGCCAGTTTCACTTCCAACTGATTCATGCATTCTATCCAGGGATTTTCCTACATGATCCTGTGAGCTTTACAGCCTTAGTTCACCCTGAGTACTTCACATTCAAGAAGGGTGTTGTGAGAGTCGAGACCCAGGGCATTTGCACCGGCCATACTTTGATGGATCATGGATTGAAAAAGTATGTATATCATATTTACTATATCTGAGTAAATCACATTAGCTCTACCTACTCAAGTGTTTCAACATTCTTACAAACATATTAATCTGGTGATTTAAGTGTCGCACGTGCCCAGTCCACTGGGTTAAATTCTAACTAGAATGTCATTTCTGAGTATTCAGTTGTAGATGCAAGATATTGATTGCTCGTTCACACTACATTGCAGGTGGAATTCAGAAAATCCATGGTCGGGTTATGCACCAATTTCAGTTGCATGGACAGTCGATGTGCCAAAGGTCCTTGCATATGTGAAGAAGCTGCTGATGGCGCCCTGAGAATAGAGCCAGAGGTCTATTCTGACTCTTTGAGCTGAAGTGTAATGGTTCAGGTCAACTCTCATGGCCAAAGCATatatttttttctgtttttagaaGCAAGCATAGGAGGAAGGGAAGCTTCCTAGTGCGAATCAAACTATGGGGTAAATTCTGCATATGACAGCATTGTGACAACATTGATTCCAAATATTTATATATACTAAGTACATTACAAATTTGGGAAAAACTTCCCCATACTCGTTGCTTTGTGCCCATCTTGTGTCTTTGTTTAGCAGGCATATCTTTGCACGTGTTTAGACAAATGAGGAAGATCTATTTGCTCATGTTTGGCCGTGTCGGGCTAAACCTGATCTGCCCATGAGAGGTCGAACTGAACATGATTTGGCACTACTTCCTACTTATAGTTGCCTGCACATTTTAGGCCCTTTTTTTGGAACTGTTTCTGTGTGGGAACGAACCGATTGCCATGCATTTTTTTGTGTGAAATTCCTGTGCTTCAAACATGACATGAATACATATATTTTATCATCCCAGCTCATTTCAAGACATGAGCAAATTACACAAACCTGAACATATAATTCAAGAATACATgcttgtttttttttgtttttatcacCGATCAATGATGTCCTTCTCCAACATAATAATCTAGCCGGCATGTGAAAAGTCTTCCTTGTTTTTCCATCACATACCCATGCAAGAAGAACACGCGTGATGTGGTTTTTGGCTTTGTGGAGAAGATAAGGTGCATATATCTTGATAAATTTTGCTGTGGTTTTACTTGAGCACATACTTGAGGACACCCGGTATGTGGATTTTGTAGAAGTAGTCGTTCCAGTCGACGGTCTTGGGATCAAAATTGAACATGTCATCCTCCGGGCTTGTCTTGGTCATGGTCAATCGCAGCCGCTCCAAGTTGATGTCGTCGAAGCTTGATTCATTCATTCAATGGTTGGACAAGTAAAGAAGATGAGACGTGAAGGACATGCTATGTTGGAATTGACAATGAAGGTTGGACTAGCAGTAGTTTGTGACGCTTGCTTACCATCCTTTGAATAAGGCGAAGGGACCGTAGACGTCGACGAGATGCATGACGAACTTGTATTTCCGGTTGAGATCGTCGTAGAGTTGCGAGAAGAGGCcgcagaggagcaggttcaccacGTGCAGGATCTGCACACACCATTAAATTTCATTCATTCTAAGATTAGTAAACTTTTTTTTAGACGAACATATTTTCTTCTTGGATTGATTGCCTTAGATAGAGAAGAGAAGAGAAAAGAAACGAGAGACGGACCTCGAGTGGCAGCTTGTACTTGATGAGCATGTACAAGTGGAAGCTGGCGATGGTCTTGAAGAAGTGCATCTCCTTGGTGGGGATGACCCGCCCGTCCTTGCTCAGCCTGGGGTTCTCGTAGAAGTGCCGGCGGCCGGACTCGTAGAGCACGCCGTAGGGGGCCGGGTTGCGCAGCGAGGAGGTGGCGTGGTACATCACCTCCGCGCCCTGCTCCTCCGAGTGCGCCACCATGGCCACCATCATGGCGTTGGCCACCATGTCCCCCGGGATCACGTCCATGGTCAGCTCCAGGTCCG
Encoded proteins:
- the LOC125530694 gene encoding probable uridine nucleosidase 1 yields the protein MGEDGQIRRDRVIIDTDPGIDDSMTILMAFGEPSVEIIGLTTIFGNVTTEYATRNALLLCERAGHPEVPVAEGSPEPLKGGEPRVADFVHGSDGLGNLSLPAPTTKKVEESAAEFMVNKVSQFPGEISVLALGPLTNVALAIKRDPSFASKVKKIVVLGGAFFAAGNVNPAAEANIYGDPDAADVVFTSGADIDVVGINITTQCCFTDEDLLELKNSKGVHAQFLCDMCKFYRDWHEKSDGFQGIFLHDPVSFTALVHPEYFTFKKGVVRVETQGICTGHTLMDHGLKKWNSENPWSGYAPISVAWTVDVPKVLAYVKKLLMAP
- the LOC125530693 gene encoding fatty acyl-CoA reductase 3-like (The sequence of the model RefSeq protein was modified relative to this genomic sequence to represent the inferred CDS: added 130 bases not found in genome assembly) — encoded protein: MLDAAAFAAGDREGLIMERPFKKGETLREGTYLDIDAELRLAGDVKKERERQGGGGGGDKTKRERKGMKELGLERSRHFGWSNTYVFTKAMGEMLLGQLHGAIPVVILRPSIITSILRDPLPGWMQGTRTIDTIIIGYAKQNLSCFLADLELTMDVIPGDMVANAMMVAMVAHSEEQGAEVMYHATSSLRNPAPYGVLYESGRRHFYENPRLSKDGRVIPTKEMHFFKTIASFHLYMLIKYKLPLEILHVVNLLLCGLFSQLYDDLNRKYKFVMHLVDVYGPFALFKGCFDDINLERLRLTMTKTSPEDDMFNFDPKTVDWNDYFYKIHIPGVLKYVLK